Proteins encoded together in one Peribacillus asahii window:
- a CDS encoding DUF3892 domain-containing protein produces the protein MDKKDFQKVYNEYLQQGEGQAQLEVVEEVDSGVEQIVAVRKNDEDDIIAFKTSSGRELDYITALDEAKSGKLAHVDVFHKYGRDIIRSEPDGIKENNLDNLPSF, from the coding sequence ATGGATAAAAAAGACTTTCAAAAAGTTTATAATGAATACTTACAACAAGGAGAAGGCCAAGCTCAATTGGAAGTAGTTGAGGAAGTCGATTCAGGAGTAGAACAAATTGTTGCAGTTCGTAAAAATGATGAGGATGATATTATTGCTTTTAAAACAAGTAGTGGAAGAGAACTAGATTATATTACTGCTCTTGATGAAGCAAAATCAGGGAAGTTAGCTCATGTCGACGTATTTCATAAGTATGGCAGGGATATTATACGTAGTGAACCTGATGGTATTAAAGAAAATAACTTAGATAACTTACCTTCTTTTTAA